One region of Acaryochloris thomasi RCC1774 genomic DNA includes:
- the serA gene encoding phosphoglycerate dehydrogenase gives MPKVLVSDPIDPVGIELLGQVAQVDVQTDLTPEQLIQVIPNYDALMIRSGTKVTPEVIEAGKLLKIIGRAGVGVDNVDIPSATRKGIVVVNSPEGNTIAAAEHALTMMLALSRHVPKANVSLKAGKWERKKFTGVEVYKKTLGIVGLGKIGSHVAKVARAMGMQLLAYDPFLSQERAEQLGCKLVELDFLFSEADYITLHIPKTPETYHLINAETLAKMKSTARIVNCARGGIIDEAALAKAIDEGQIAGAALDVFENEPLGESPLSAVEGDLILTPHLGASTEEAQTNVAVDVAEQIRDVLLGLPARSAVNIPGLRPEVLEKLQPYMLLAETLGNLVGQLAGGRIESLDIRLQGELANNESDPIVIAALKGLLSPALQERVNYVNAGIEAKERGIRVIETRDAAARDYAGSIHLEAKGPLETRSVTGALLGDNEIRITDIDDFPVNVAPANHMLITLHRDMPGIIGQIGSQLGGFNVNIASMQVGRKMVRGDAVMVLSLDDLPPEGVVAEINKTEGIRDSYIVTLQ, from the coding sequence ATGCCTAAGGTTCTCGTTTCCGATCCCATTGACCCCGTCGGTATTGAACTGCTGGGTCAAGTGGCCCAAGTCGATGTTCAAACTGACCTCACCCCCGAACAACTGATTCAGGTCATTCCCAACTACGATGCTCTGATGATCCGTTCGGGAACTAAAGTCACCCCCGAAGTTATTGAAGCCGGTAAGCTCCTCAAAATTATTGGTCGGGCCGGGGTTGGCGTCGATAACGTTGATATTCCCTCCGCCACCCGCAAGGGAATTGTGGTGGTCAACTCCCCTGAAGGCAACACCATTGCTGCGGCTGAACACGCACTTACCATGATGCTGGCCCTCTCTCGCCACGTCCCCAAGGCCAACGTCTCCCTCAAAGCAGGCAAGTGGGAACGCAAAAAGTTCACGGGTGTTGAAGTTTACAAAAAAACGCTCGGCATTGTGGGCCTCGGTAAAATTGGCTCCCATGTGGCGAAGGTCGCACGGGCCATGGGCATGCAGTTGCTCGCCTACGATCCGTTTTTATCCCAAGAGCGAGCGGAGCAGCTAGGCTGCAAACTGGTGGAGCTGGATTTTCTGTTTAGCGAAGCCGATTACATCACTCTTCACATCCCTAAAACGCCAGAGACTTACCACCTCATTAACGCTGAGACCCTGGCAAAGATGAAGTCCACCGCCCGGATCGTCAACTGTGCCCGAGGCGGCATTATTGATGAAGCCGCTTTGGCAAAGGCTATAGATGAGGGGCAAATCGCAGGAGCAGCCTTAGATGTATTTGAGAACGAACCCCTCGGCGAATCTCCTCTCTCTGCGGTAGAAGGCGATCTAATTCTGACTCCCCACTTGGGTGCTTCCACCGAAGAAGCGCAAACTAATGTGGCAGTAGACGTAGCCGAGCAAATTCGAGACGTGCTGTTGGGGCTACCGGCCCGCTCCGCCGTCAATATTCCTGGACTGCGGCCCGAGGTTCTAGAGAAGCTACAGCCTTATATGCTGCTGGCTGAGACTCTCGGTAACCTAGTGGGGCAACTGGCTGGAGGTCGCATCGAGTCCCTCGATATCCGCCTGCAGGGCGAGTTGGCAAACAACGAAAGCGATCCGATTGTGATTGCGGCACTGAAGGGGCTTCTGTCTCCGGCCCTGCAGGAGCGCGTCAACTACGTCAACGCTGGCATTGAAGCAAAAGAGCGCGGCATTCGAGTGATTGAAACCCGTGATGCGGCGGCCCGAGACTATGCTGGCTCCATTCACCTTGAGGCCAAGGGACCGCTGGAAACGCGATCGGTCACGGGGGCATTGCTGGGCGACAACGAGATTCGGATTACAGATATTGATGACTTCCCGGTTAACGTCGCCCCGGCCAACCATATGCTGATTACCCTGCACCGAGATATGCCGGGGATTATCGGCCAGATCGGTTCCCAACTGGGGGGCTTCAACGTCAATATTGCCAGTATGCAGGTGGGCCGCAAGATGGTGCGCGGTGATGCGGTCATGGTCCTCAGCTTAGATGATCTGCCTCCAGAGGGTGTCGTTGCAGAAATCAATAAAACTGAGGGCATTCGTGATTCTTACATCGTGACGCTCCAGTGA
- a CDS encoding DevA family ABC transporter ATP-binding protein — MISEPVIAIDNVNHSFGKGRLRKQILFEICAEIHAGEVVIMTGPSGSGKTTLLTLMGALRSTQEGSLKVLGQELQRTGTNKLVKVRRNIGYIFQSHNLLHSLTARQNVQMSLDLHPEISGTQAVQQSSEMLEAVGLKDWRDYFPQELSGGQKQRVAIARALVSQPKIVLADEPTAALDKHTGRDVVELMQKLAKQQGCTIIIVTHDNRILDVADRLIHMEDGRLRSVEKAIV, encoded by the coding sequence ATGATCTCTGAACCCGTGATCGCCATTGATAACGTCAACCATTCTTTCGGCAAAGGACGACTCCGCAAGCAGATTCTGTTTGAGATCTGTGCTGAAATTCATGCGGGCGAAGTGGTGATCATGACTGGCCCCTCAGGATCGGGAAAAACCACGCTGCTGACGCTGATGGGAGCACTGCGCTCCACTCAAGAAGGCAGCCTCAAAGTTCTAGGACAAGAGCTACAGCGCACCGGAACAAATAAGTTAGTCAAGGTGCGCCGCAACATTGGCTATATTTTTCAGTCCCACAATCTGCTGCATTCGTTAACGGCGCGTCAGAACGTCCAGATGTCTTTAGATTTGCATCCCGAGATTTCAGGAACGCAAGCAGTGCAGCAAAGCTCCGAAATGCTGGAAGCTGTGGGGCTAAAGGACTGGAGAGATTATTTCCCGCAGGAGCTATCGGGGGGACAGAAGCAACGGGTTGCCATAGCCCGTGCCCTCGTCAGCCAACCCAAGATCGTCCTCGCCGATGAACCCACCGCAGCCTTAGATAAACACACAGGCCGAGATGTCGTGGAACTGATGCAAAAGCTAGCCAAGCAGCAGGGCTGCACCATCATCATCGTCACCCATGACAACCGAATTTTAGACGTGGCCGATCGCCTGATCCACATGGAAGACGGTCGCCTACGTTCCGTTGAAAAGGCAATTGTCTGA
- the devC gene encoding ABC transporter permease DevC, translated as MIFAIPLAWLQLVREKARLVIALAGIAFAVILMMLQLGFQDALFESSVTLHRRLKTDIVLINPQSTALIAMKSFARSRLYQAQGIAGVESVIPIYLDFGFWKNPETRETRQILALAFDPDVSVLDLPEVEALQNKVKVPDVVLFDQASREEFGPIAAEFRQGKRVTTEVSSREVRVGGLFTLGASFAADGNLITSDLNFLRIFDQRPPGLIDVGLIRTQPEADIESVIQRLQTTLPDDVIVLSKEGFTEFEQAYWRSSTAIGFIFTLGTMMGFIVGIVIVYQILYTDVSNHLPEYATLKAMGYKSTFLFSVVIQEALILSVLGYLPGFGLSWLLYGLTRSATALPLTMVTSRALLVFTLTLVMCLLSGAIAMRKVQAADPADIF; from the coding sequence ATGATCTTTGCGATTCCGCTAGCTTGGCTGCAGCTCGTCCGAGAAAAAGCTCGACTCGTCATTGCTTTAGCAGGCATCGCCTTTGCTGTCATTCTGATGATGCTGCAGCTTGGCTTTCAAGACGCGCTCTTTGAATCATCTGTAACGCTACATCGGCGCTTGAAAACCGACATCGTGTTGATTAATCCCCAATCAACGGCATTGATTGCCATGAAGAGCTTTGCCCGTAGTCGCCTTTACCAAGCTCAGGGGATCGCCGGGGTTGAGTCTGTGATCCCTATTTACTTAGACTTTGGCTTTTGGAAAAATCCTGAGACCCGTGAGACCCGGCAAATTTTGGCCCTTGCGTTTGATCCAGATGTATCTGTGTTAGACCTGCCAGAGGTAGAAGCCCTGCAGAATAAGGTCAAAGTCCCAGACGTCGTTCTATTTGATCAGGCCTCACGGGAAGAGTTTGGGCCGATCGCCGCTGAGTTTAGGCAGGGGAAGCGGGTCACAACCGAGGTCTCTAGTCGTGAAGTTCGGGTGGGGGGATTATTTACGCTGGGAGCCTCCTTTGCTGCCGACGGTAATTTGATCACCAGCGATCTCAATTTTCTGCGGATTTTTGATCAGCGTCCTCCAGGGCTCATTGATGTGGGCCTTATTCGGACGCAGCCAGAAGCGGATATTGAGAGCGTGATTCAGCGGCTACAAACAACCCTTCCCGATGATGTCATTGTTCTTTCTAAGGAGGGTTTTACTGAATTTGAGCAGGCTTATTGGCGCAGCAGCACCGCCATTGGCTTTATTTTTACCCTCGGGACGATGATGGGCTTTATTGTGGGCATCGTGATTGTGTACCAGATTTTATACACTGATGTTTCGAACCACCTGCCAGAATATGCAACTCTCAAAGCAATGGGATACAAAAGCACATTCCTGTTTTCTGTGGTGATACAGGAAGCGTTAATTCTGTCCGTACTAGGCTACCTGCCGGGGTTTGGCCTGTCTTGGCTGCTCTATGGCCTGACGCGCAGTGCCACAGCTCTACCACTCACAATGGTGACCAGTCGCGCTTTACTGGTCTTTACTCTAACCTTAGTAATGTGTTTGTTGTCAGGTGCGATCGCAATGCGAAAAGTCCAGGCTGCTGACCCTGCGGATATCTTCTAG